A part of Anaeromyxobacter diazotrophicus genomic DNA contains:
- the prfA gene encoding peptide chain release factor 1 encodes MLSPDVLKRLDAIESRFDELTHRLSDPEVVSSGERYRKISKERAGLEATVTALRAYRKLQQDLADNEALLGEKDPELRELAKEELAGLRPLVGPAEEQLKLHLVPKDPNDEKDVILEVRAGAGGDEAGLFAAEVLRMYLRYAERRGWRCEVVDSSPGALNGVKDVTVTIAGDAVYSSLKYESGVHRVQRVPATEAQGRIHTSTVTVAVMPEAEEIDVQINPADLEMDVFRSTGSGGQSVNTTDSAVRLTHKPSGVVVKCQQEKSQLKNRNMAMKMLRAKLFEMELEKQQSARDAARKSQVGTGDRSEKIRTYNFPQDRLTDHRINYTRHNLPAVMDGDVQDVIEACRTHYAAEALREASREQAGAPAAERRA; translated from the coding sequence ATGCTCTCCCCCGACGTCCTGAAGAGGCTCGACGCGATCGAGTCGCGGTTCGACGAGCTGACGCACCGGCTCTCGGACCCGGAGGTCGTCTCCTCGGGCGAGCGCTACCGGAAGATCTCGAAGGAGCGGGCCGGCCTCGAGGCGACCGTCACCGCGCTGCGCGCCTACCGCAAGCTGCAGCAGGACCTGGCCGACAACGAGGCGCTCCTCGGCGAGAAGGACCCGGAGCTGCGCGAGCTGGCGAAGGAGGAGCTGGCGGGGCTGCGGCCGCTCGTCGGTCCCGCTGAGGAGCAGCTCAAGCTGCACCTCGTGCCGAAGGACCCCAACGACGAGAAGGACGTCATCCTCGAGGTGCGGGCGGGCGCGGGCGGCGACGAGGCGGGGCTGTTCGCGGCCGAGGTGCTGCGCATGTACCTGCGCTACGCCGAGCGCCGCGGCTGGCGCTGCGAGGTGGTCGACTCCTCGCCGGGCGCGCTCAACGGCGTGAAGGACGTGACCGTCACCATCGCCGGCGACGCGGTCTACTCGTCGCTCAAGTACGAGTCGGGCGTGCACCGCGTCCAGCGCGTGCCCGCCACCGAGGCGCAGGGGCGCATCCACACCTCGACGGTGACCGTGGCGGTCATGCCGGAGGCGGAGGAGATCGACGTCCAGATCAACCCGGCCGACCTGGAGATGGACGTCTTCCGCTCCACCGGCTCGGGCGGGCAGTCGGTGAACACCACCGACTCGGCCGTCCGCCTCACCCACAAGCCGAGCGGCGTGGTGGTGAAGTGCCAGCAGGAGAAGTCGCAGCTCAAGAACCGCAACATGGCGATGAAGATGCTGCGGGCGAAGCTGTTCGAGATGGAGCTGGAGAAGCAGCAGAGCGCCCGGGACGCGGCGCGCAAGAGCCAGGTCGGCACCGGCGACCGCTCCGAGAAGATCCGGACCTACAACTTCCCGCAGGACCGCCTCACCGATCACCGCATCAACTACACCCGCCACAACCTGCCGGCGGTGATGGACGGCGACGTGCAGGACGTCATCGAGGCCTGCCGCACCCACTACGCCGCCGAGGCGCTGCGGGAGGCGTCGCGCGAGCAGGCCGGCGCGCCGGCGGCGGAGCGGCGGGCGTAG
- a CDS encoding UbiA-like polyprenyltransferase — translation MSLAALSRMVKFEHSLFALPFAASAAVLVLPEAALDARRLLLVAVAVVAARTAAMAMNRIADRAFDARNPRTRRRELVTGEVSPGAAWALLLGSSAALVAAAALISPLCGALSLPVLAILLGYSYAKRFTWAVHLWLGVAQALGPIGVALALTGRVPAAAVVLGLGVGAWVAGFDVLYSLQDMDFDRGERLRSIPARFGVQGALLWARLLHLAAALGIAGAGLVAGRGPGWLVGSVLMMAVLGAEHAYAAPGGKLRPERIGAAFFTFNAFASVAFAACALADVALRVAPR, via the coding sequence ATGAGCCTTGCCGCCCTCTCCCGGATGGTGAAGTTCGAGCACTCGCTCTTTGCGCTGCCGTTCGCGGCCAGCGCAGCCGTACTGGTGCTGCCCGAGGCGGCGCTCGACGCCCGGCGCCTCCTGCTCGTCGCGGTCGCGGTGGTGGCGGCGCGCACGGCGGCGATGGCGATGAACCGCATCGCCGACCGCGCCTTCGACGCCAGGAACCCGCGCACGCGGCGGCGCGAGCTCGTCACCGGCGAGGTCTCGCCCGGCGCGGCCTGGGCCCTGCTCCTCGGCTCGAGCGCCGCCCTGGTGGCCGCCGCCGCGCTCATCTCGCCCCTGTGCGGCGCGCTCTCCCTGCCGGTGCTCGCGATCCTGCTCGGCTACTCCTACGCGAAGCGGTTCACCTGGGCGGTCCACCTGTGGCTCGGGGTGGCGCAGGCGCTCGGGCCCATCGGCGTCGCGCTCGCGCTCACCGGGCGCGTCCCCGCCGCGGCGGTCGTGCTCGGCCTGGGCGTCGGCGCCTGGGTGGCCGGCTTCGACGTCCTGTACTCGCTGCAGGACATGGACTTCGACCGGGGCGAGCGGCTCCGCTCCATCCCGGCCCGCTTCGGCGTGCAGGGCGCGCTGCTGTGGGCGCGGCTCCTCCACCTCGCCGCCGCGCTGGGCATCGCCGGGGCGGGCCTGGTGGCGGGGCGCGGGCCGGGCTGGCTGGTCGGGTCGGTGCTCATGATGGCGGTGCTGGGCGCCGAGCACGCCTACGCGGCGCCGGGCGGGAAGCTCCGCCCGGAGCGCATCGGCGCCGCCTTCTTCACCTTCAACGCCTTCGCCTCGGTCGCCTTCGCCGCCTGCGCCCTGGCCGACGTGGCGCTCCGGGTGGCCCCGCGGTGA
- a CDS encoding amidohydrolase family protein — MSVRVVAGRWVFTGAAVLADGAIALDGDAVAAVGPRAELEPRFGPAERLDAVLLPALVNAHTHLELSHLGGRIPGGEGLPAWVHLLVATRAQDPGPGRALEEAVLDLVDLGVAAVGDVSNTLASLEPLGRAGVAGTVFHEVFGFSERRIEAALAQARALREAAPAAAPGLRVATSPHAVYSTHPRVLAELLRAGPASVHLAEDPAEREFCVAGSGPFAAMNRALGSAPLPALGRSAVAVAGPHLGRGSLAVHAVDLDEEDLAVLGQSGATVVLCPRSNLHIGGRLADLPRLLAAGLPLAVGTDSLASAPTLSPLAELAALARAFPQVPPSRLLPLAWNGAAVGAPAVGRLAAGAAPGILAAPLGGVRPADPARWLVETFGAEERRFTWIARHRPAPATSAPRPAPPAGETSPPG, encoded by the coding sequence GTGAGCGTGCGGGTCGTCGCCGGCCGGTGGGTGTTCACGGGCGCGGCCGTGCTCGCGGACGGCGCGATCGCGCTCGACGGCGACGCGGTCGCCGCGGTGGGCCCGCGCGCCGAGCTCGAGCCCCGCTTCGGCCCCGCCGAGCGGCTCGACGCGGTGCTGCTCCCCGCGCTGGTGAACGCGCACACCCACCTCGAGCTGTCGCACCTCGGCGGGCGCATCCCGGGGGGCGAGGGGCTGCCGGCCTGGGTCCACCTCCTCGTCGCCACCCGCGCCCAGGATCCCGGGCCCGGCCGCGCGCTCGAGGAGGCGGTGCTCGACCTGGTGGACCTGGGCGTGGCCGCGGTGGGCGACGTCTCGAACACGCTCGCCTCGCTCGAGCCGCTCGGCCGCGCCGGGGTGGCCGGCACGGTCTTCCACGAGGTGTTCGGCTTCTCGGAGCGGCGCATCGAGGCGGCGCTCGCGCAGGCGCGCGCGCTGCGCGAGGCGGCCCCGGCGGCCGCCCCGGGCCTCCGCGTCGCGACCTCGCCGCACGCGGTCTACTCGACCCACCCGCGCGTCCTCGCCGAGCTGCTGCGGGCCGGGCCGGCCTCGGTCCACCTGGCGGAGGACCCCGCCGAGCGCGAGTTCTGCGTCGCGGGGAGCGGCCCGTTCGCCGCCATGAACCGGGCCCTCGGCTCGGCCCCGCTGCCGGCGCTGGGGCGCTCCGCCGTGGCGGTCGCCGGCCCGCACCTCGGGCGCGGGTCGCTGGCGGTGCACGCGGTCGACCTCGACGAGGAGGACCTGGCCGTGCTCGGCCAGTCCGGCGCCACCGTGGTCCTCTGCCCGCGCTCGAACCTCCACATCGGCGGGCGGCTCGCCGACCTGCCGCGGCTCCTCGCCGCCGGCCTCCCGCTCGCGGTGGGGACCGACTCGCTCGCCTCCGCGCCCACGCTCTCGCCGCTGGCCGAGCTGGCGGCGCTGGCGCGCGCCTTCCCCCAGGTGCCGCCGTCGCGGCTCCTGCCGCTCGCCTGGAACGGCGCGGCGGTGGGCGCCCCGGCGGTGGGGCGGCTCGCCGCCGGCGCCGCCCCGGGGATCCTCGCCGCGCCGCTCGGCGGCGTGCGCCCGGCCGACCCGGCGCGGTGGCTGGTCGAGACGTTCGGCGCGGAGGAGCGGCGCTTCACCTGGATCGCCCGGCATCGCCCGGCCCCCGCCACCTCCGCTCCCCGGCCCGCGCCTCCCGCGGGGGAGACGAGCCCCCCAGGATGA
- the murA gene encoding UDP-N-acetylglucosamine 1-carboxyvinyltransferase: MDKIVVEGGPALRGEVQVSGAKNAGLPVLAATLLAEGEHVVTNLPDLADVRTMGRLLAHLGCEVGRAAAGGDARAAVLRVPALLRPEAPYELVKTMRASVLVLGPLLARFGQARVSLPGGCAIGARPIDQHLKALAAMGAEIAIDHGYVNARVPGGRLRGTDFVFDVQTVTGTENALMAAALAEGRTTLRNCAREPEVADLARALGAMGARIEGAGRTEIQVDGVERLGALHHAVIADRIEAGTLLVAGALTGGDVLVRGADAAHLSALIEKLREAGAHVEAEAGGVRVRGNGPARPIQLRTAPHPGFPTDMQAQMMVLLAVGAGSSVVTETIFENRYMHVLELRRLGADVTVDGKTAVVKGVPKLSGAPVMASDLRASAALVLAGLVASGTTEVQRVYHLDRGYERLEEKLSALGARIRRVKA, encoded by the coding sequence ATGGACAAGATCGTCGTCGAGGGGGGCCCGGCGCTGCGCGGCGAGGTGCAGGTCTCGGGCGCCAAGAACGCGGGCCTGCCGGTCCTCGCCGCCACCCTCCTCGCCGAGGGCGAGCACGTCGTCACCAACCTGCCCGACCTGGCGGACGTGCGGACGATGGGTCGCCTGCTGGCGCACCTGGGCTGCGAGGTGGGCCGGGCGGCGGCGGGCGGCGACGCGCGCGCGGCGGTGCTGCGGGTCCCGGCCCTGCTGCGTCCGGAGGCGCCCTACGAGCTCGTGAAGACCATGCGCGCCAGCGTGCTCGTGCTCGGGCCGCTCCTGGCGCGCTTCGGGCAGGCGCGGGTGTCCTTGCCGGGCGGCTGCGCCATCGGCGCGCGCCCCATCGACCAGCACCTCAAGGCGCTCGCCGCCATGGGGGCGGAGATCGCGATCGACCACGGGTACGTGAACGCGCGGGTCCCGGGCGGCCGGCTCCGCGGGACCGACTTCGTCTTCGACGTGCAGACCGTCACCGGGACCGAGAACGCCCTCATGGCGGCGGCGCTGGCCGAGGGGCGCACGACCCTCCGGAACTGCGCCCGCGAGCCGGAGGTGGCGGACCTGGCCCGCGCCCTCGGCGCCATGGGCGCGCGCATCGAGGGCGCCGGCCGGACCGAGATCCAGGTGGACGGGGTGGAGCGGCTGGGCGCGCTCCACCACGCGGTCATCGCCGACCGCATCGAGGCGGGCACGCTGCTCGTGGCGGGCGCGCTCACGGGGGGCGACGTCCTGGTGCGCGGGGCGGACGCGGCGCACCTCTCGGCGCTCATCGAGAAGCTGCGCGAGGCGGGGGCCCACGTCGAGGCCGAGGCGGGCGGGGTGCGGGTCCGCGGGAACGGCCCGGCCCGGCCCATCCAGCTCCGCACCGCGCCCCACCCCGGCTTCCCCACCGACATGCAGGCGCAGATGATGGTGCTCCTGGCGGTGGGGGCGGGCTCCTCGGTGGTGACCGAGACCATCTTCGAGAACCGGTACATGCACGTGCTCGAGCTGAGGCGGCTCGGCGCCGACGTCACGGTGGACGGCAAGACGGCGGTGGTGAAGGGCGTCCCCAAGCTCTCCGGCGCGCCGGTGATGGCGAGCGACCTGCGCGCCTCGGCGGCGCTGGTGCTGGCGGGCCTCGTCGCGAGCGGCACGACCGAGGTGCAGCGCGTGTATCATCTGGACCGCGGCTACGAGCGGCTGGAGGAGAAGCTGTCGGCGCTCGGCGCCCGGATCCGGAGGGTGAAGGCGTGA
- the hisG gene encoding ATP phosphoribosyltransferase produces MKRPAADLITVAVPKGRLLQESSALFEKAVGVSPRALLEHTRKLAADAPEAGLRFISIRAGDVASYVEHGAAAVGVAGLDVLREEPRELYEPLDLGIGRCAVIVARPKGAAALPKGVAPRVATKYVSLASAHFAKKSLPAEIIELHGSIEVAPSLGLADVIVDITETGETLRANGLVIEEEVLSVSARLIVNRVALKLHAERLRRLIAALRAAASAGPA; encoded by the coding sequence GTGAAGCGCCCGGCAGCCGACCTCATCACCGTCGCCGTCCCCAAGGGCCGGCTCCTGCAGGAGTCGTCCGCGCTGTTCGAGAAGGCGGTCGGCGTCTCGCCGCGCGCGCTGCTCGAGCACACCCGCAAGCTCGCGGCCGACGCGCCCGAGGCGGGGCTGCGCTTCATCTCCATCCGGGCCGGCGACGTGGCGAGCTACGTGGAGCACGGCGCCGCCGCCGTGGGCGTGGCGGGGCTCGACGTCCTGCGCGAGGAGCCGCGCGAGCTGTACGAGCCGCTGGACCTCGGGATCGGCCGGTGCGCGGTCATCGTGGCCCGGCCCAAGGGGGCCGCGGCGCTGCCGAAGGGGGTCGCCCCTCGCGTCGCCACGAAGTACGTGTCGCTGGCCTCGGCCCACTTCGCGAAGAAGTCGCTGCCGGCCGAGATCATCGAGCTGCACGGCTCGATCGAGGTGGCCCCCTCGCTCGGGCTGGCCGACGTCATCGTCGACATCACCGAGACGGGCGAGACCCTGCGGGCCAATGGGCTGGTGATCGAGGAGGAGGTCCTCTCGGTCTCGGCGCGCCTCATCGTCAACCGGGTGGCGCTGAAGCTCCACGCGGAGCGGCTGCGCCGCCTGATCGCCGCCCTGCGGGCCGCCGCCTCGGCGGGGCCTGCCTGA
- the prmC gene encoding peptide chain release factor N(5)-glutamine methyltransferase: MSTEIWTPLKLLTWTQGYFARAGVDAPRLTAELLLAHALGCDRVRLYLDFDKPLGPDELARYRALVKRRGEGEPTAYLTGAKEFYGHALRVDARALIPRPETELLVEAALAALPEEGAALDLCTGTGCVAIALALARPRARVTATDLSPEALALAAENAARLAAPVTLLQGDLFAPVPAGARFDVLTANPPYVPTGELAGLARELAREPRLALDGGPDGLSVLRRVVADAPRFLAPGGALLLEMHESHAGPLPALCREAGLAAEVRRDLAGLPRLVVARAMG, encoded by the coding sequence ATGTCGACCGAGATCTGGACGCCGCTCAAGCTCCTCACCTGGACGCAGGGCTACTTCGCCCGCGCCGGGGTGGACGCGCCGCGCCTCACCGCCGAGCTCCTCCTGGCGCACGCGCTCGGCTGCGACCGGGTCCGGCTCTACCTCGACTTCGACAAGCCGCTCGGCCCCGACGAGCTCGCCCGCTACCGCGCGCTGGTGAAGCGGCGCGGCGAGGGCGAGCCGACCGCCTACCTCACCGGCGCGAAGGAGTTCTACGGCCACGCGCTGCGCGTCGACGCCCGGGCGCTCATCCCGCGGCCCGAGACCGAGCTGCTGGTGGAGGCGGCCCTGGCGGCGCTGCCGGAGGAGGGCGCCGCGCTCGACCTGTGCACCGGGACCGGCTGCGTGGCGATCGCGCTCGCCCTGGCGAGGCCGCGCGCCCGCGTCACCGCCACCGACCTGTCGCCCGAGGCGCTCGCCCTGGCGGCCGAGAACGCCGCCCGCCTGGCGGCGCCGGTGACGCTCCTCCAGGGCGACCTCTTCGCGCCCGTCCCGGCCGGCGCCCGCTTCGACGTCCTGACGGCGAACCCGCCCTACGTGCCCACCGGCGAGCTGGCCGGCCTCGCCCGCGAGCTCGCCCGCGAGCCGCGCCTGGCGCTCGACGGCGGCCCGGACGGCCTGAGCGTGCTGCGGCGGGTGGTGGCCGACGCCCCCCGCTTCCTCGCCCCCGGCGGCGCGCTCCTCCTCGAGATGCACGAGAGCCACGCCGGCCCGCTCCCGGCGCTGTGCCGCGAGGCGGGGCTGGCGGCCGAGGTGCGGCGCGACCTGGCCGGCCTGCCGCGGCTGGTGGTGGCGCGCGCGATGGGATAG
- a CDS encoding GbsR/MarR family transcriptional regulator: MSATEHQDRGAHRPGSFALSRAELTVADAVGELMELWGFRRQLGRIWAVLFLSERPLAAPDLCDRLRISTGLLSMSLAELRRWGVVRSVAVPGDRKEHFEAETNIWSLVRRVLAERERHAIESALATVEAALADVRGALSDVDPEVKAGARFRLQRLEQLAQLCRVGQNLLRVLLDSARVDIGPLKLLSDALTRRS, encoded by the coding sequence GTGAGCGCCACCGAGCACCAGGACCGCGGCGCGCACCGCCCCGGCTCGTTCGCCCTCTCGCGCGCCGAGCTCACCGTGGCCGACGCGGTGGGCGAGCTCATGGAGCTGTGGGGCTTCCGCCGGCAGCTCGGGCGGATCTGGGCGGTGCTCTTCCTCTCCGAGCGCCCGCTGGCCGCGCCCGACCTGTGCGACCGGCTGCGCATCTCGACCGGGCTCCTCTCCATGAGCCTCGCCGAGCTGCGGCGCTGGGGGGTGGTGCGGAGCGTGGCCGTGCCGGGCGACCGCAAGGAGCACTTCGAGGCGGAGACGAACATCTGGTCGCTGGTGCGCCGGGTGCTGGCCGAGCGGGAGCGGCACGCCATCGAGTCGGCGCTGGCCACCGTCGAGGCGGCGCTGGCGGACGTGCGGGGCGCCCTCTCCGACGTCGACCCCGAGGTGAAGGCCGGCGCCCGCTTCCGGCTGCAGCGGCTGGAGCAGCTGGCCCAGCTCTGCCGCGTGGGCCAGAACCTGCTCCGGGTGCTGCTCGACAGCGCCCGGGTCGACATCGGGCCGCTCAAGCTCCTCAGCGACGCGCTCACCCGCCGGAGCTGA